A region from the Triticum aestivum cultivar Chinese Spring chromosome 3D, IWGSC CS RefSeq v2.1, whole genome shotgun sequence genome encodes:
- the LOC123078354 gene encoding uncharacterized protein — protein sequence MSPPTKKERAAEARASSSKPIVAGASQVQRRRVSGGGWTSRRISFYASRVYFLLIILQIPLFRVPCRAGTCTTPIQITSSQLVSNEIFPPSVVKAMLYPGAIVRNLTTSMSMTFPRWSDLFDIYNLTEAKNASAVIDLQRLEMLAGSYFCVAGALVGIINPGRMILFGTLLVIWGLVKDALFRKPVISDLTEPVYVYPTILIALICSFMSITYNVKKKAMSSQSVSISKPLQSSAKSKLK from the exons ATGTCGCCACCGACGAAGAAAGAGAGGGCGGCAGAGGCCAGGGCGAGCTCGTCAAAACCGATCGTCGCGGGGGCTTCCCAGGTTCAGCGGCGGAGGGTGAGCGGAGGCGGGTGGACGAGCCGCCGGATATCCTTCTACGCCTCCCGCGTGTACTTCCTGCTCATCATCCTCCAGATCCCGCTCTTCAG GGTCCCTTGTAGAGCAGGCACATGCACTACACCTATTCAAATTACATCTTCACAGTTGGTCTCAAATGAGATATTCCCACCATCTGTTGTGAAGGCCATGCTCTACCCTGGAGCTATAGTGCGCAACCTCACTACAAGCATGAGCATGACATTTCCAAGGTGGAGTGACCTGTTTGACATATACAATCTGACAGAAGCTAAGAATGCTTCAGCAGTAATTGATCTACAGCGTCTAGAG ATGCTTGCTGGAAGCTACTTCTGTGTTGCTGGAGCACTCGTTGGCATCATTAATCCTGGGAGGATGATCTTGTTTGGTACGCTTTTGGTTATCTGGGGTCTCGTGAAAGATGCGCTCTTCCGGAAGCCTGTGATCAGTGATCTAACAGAACCAGTATATGTCTATCCTACCATTTTGATTGCACTGATTTGTTCATTCATGTCAATAACTTACAATGTGAAGAAGAAGGCGATGAGCAGCCAATCTGTTTCTATCTCTAAGCCACTGCAAAGTTCTGCCAAGTCAAAACTGAAGTAG